A genome region from Streptomyces sp. S4.7 includes the following:
- a CDS encoding MerR family transcriptional regulator, with product MRIGEIAALVGVTSRAVRHYHHLGLLPEPERRSNGYRVYTVRDAVLLARIRRLSELGLSLDEVRDVLADDAGRELAEVLGELDADLARQEEEIRTRRRRLAELMAGTPPPEGPVSPALARLLGAMPETTSAMAAKDRELLTLLDTVGGDEIVYDALLPLTHDPDVLALYERLDDLADAAVGDPRVGPLAEALAAVIPAEVLAKLARADGPALEGFGDAFLADFAPAQAQVAQQVMEELAKRMGGEREK from the coding sequence ATGCGAATCGGAGAGATCGCCGCGCTCGTGGGGGTCACCTCGCGGGCGGTGCGGCACTACCACCATCTGGGGCTGCTGCCCGAGCCCGAGCGGCGGTCCAACGGCTACCGCGTCTACACCGTACGGGACGCCGTCCTCCTCGCCCGGATCCGCAGGCTCTCGGAGCTGGGGCTCAGCCTGGACGAGGTGCGGGACGTGCTCGCCGACGACGCGGGGCGGGAGCTGGCCGAGGTGCTCGGTGAGCTGGACGCCGATCTGGCGCGGCAGGAGGAGGAGATCCGGACCAGGCGGCGCAGGCTCGCCGAGCTGATGGCGGGGACGCCGCCTCCCGAGGGTCCGGTGTCGCCCGCGCTGGCGCGGCTGCTGGGGGCCATGCCGGAGACCACCTCGGCGATGGCGGCCAAGGACCGCGAGCTCCTCACGCTGCTCGACACGGTCGGCGGCGACGAGATCGTCTACGACGCACTGCTCCCCCTGACGCACGACCCGGACGTCCTCGCGCTCTACGAACGTCTCGACGACCTCGCCGACGCGGCGGTCGGCGACCCCCGTGTCGGGCCGCTCGCCGAGGCGCTCGCGGCCGTCATCCCGGCGGAGGTGCTGGCGAAGTTGGCGCGGGCGGACGGTCCCGCGCTGGAGGGGTTCGGCGACGCGTTCCTCGCCGATTTCGCCCCCGCCCAGGCCCAGGTGGCACAGCAGGTGATGGAAGAACTGGCGAAGAGGATGGGCGGGGAGAGGGAGAAATGA
- the yaaA gene encoding peroxide stress protein YaaA has protein sequence MLVLLPPSEGKAASGRGAPLKPESLSLPGLADARAAVLDELVELCAADEEKAAAVLGLSEGLRGEVAKNVELRTAGTRQAGDIYTGVLYDALGLATLDTAARRRAGRSLLVFSGLWGAVRIGDRIPSYRCSMGVKLPGVGALSTHWRKAMAPVLPEVAGDGLVLDLRSSSYAPAWKPVGDVASRTATVRVLHAQFVDGVEKRSVVSHFNKATKGRLVRDLLMSGAKPRRTGQLVETLRELGYVVEVAAPGGAGRPWSLDVVVTEIH, from the coding sequence GTGCTCGTGCTGCTGCCACCGTCGGAAGGCAAGGCCGCTTCCGGCCGCGGGGCTCCGCTGAAGCCGGAATCGCTGTCACTGCCGGGGCTGGCCGACGCACGGGCCGCCGTGCTGGACGAGCTGGTCGAGCTGTGCGCCGCCGACGAGGAGAAGGCCGCGGCGGTCCTGGGGCTGAGCGAGGGTCTGCGCGGCGAGGTCGCGAAGAACGTGGAGCTGCGGACCGCGGGGACGCGGCAGGCCGGGGACATCTACACCGGCGTCCTGTACGACGCGCTCGGCCTGGCCACGCTGGACACCGCCGCGCGGCGGCGGGCCGGGAGGTCGCTGCTGGTCTTCTCCGGGCTGTGGGGCGCGGTGCGGATCGGCGACCGGATTCCGTCCTACCGCTGCTCGATGGGCGTGAAGCTGCCGGGCGTCGGGGCGCTGAGCACCCACTGGCGGAAGGCGATGGCGCCGGTGCTGCCGGAGGTGGCCGGTGACGGGCTCGTACTGGACCTGCGCTCGTCGTCGTACGCGCCGGCCTGGAAGCCGGTGGGCGACGTCGCGTCCCGTACGGCGACGGTGCGCGTCCTGCACGCGCAGTTCGTGGACGGCGTCGAGAAGCGCTCGGTGGTCAGCCACTTCAACAAGGCCACCAAGGGGCGGCTGGTACGGGACCTGCTGATGTCCGGCGCGAAGCCGCGCAGGACCGGGCAACTGGTGGAGACGTTGCGCGAGTTGGGGTACGTGGTGGAGGTCGCGGCGCCCGGCGGGGCGGGGCGGCCGTGGTCGCTCGACGTGGTGGTGACGGAGATCCACTGA
- the eda gene encoding bifunctional 4-hydroxy-2-oxoglutarate aldolase/2-dehydro-3-deoxy-phosphogluconate aldolase, producing the protein MTSVLDLAPVVPVVVVDDVADAVPLARALVAGGLPAIEVTLRTPVALEAIRAIAAEVPDAVVGAGTVISARSVTDSVAAGARFLVSPGWTDTLLEAMRASGVPFLPGVSTTSEVVALLERGVSEMKFFPAEAAGGTAYLKALSGPLPQARFCPTGGISPASAGSYLALGNVGCVGGSWMLPADAIATKDWDRVEKLAREASALR; encoded by the coding sequence ATGACCTCCGTGCTGGACCTCGCCCCCGTTGTCCCTGTCGTCGTCGTGGACGATGTCGCCGACGCCGTACCGCTGGCGCGCGCCCTCGTGGCCGGCGGGCTGCCCGCGATCGAGGTGACGCTGCGCACGCCGGTCGCGCTGGAGGCGATCCGGGCGATCGCCGCGGAGGTGCCAGACGCGGTGGTCGGCGCCGGGACGGTCATCTCGGCGCGGTCGGTGACGGACTCCGTGGCCGCCGGGGCGCGCTTCCTGGTCAGCCCCGGGTGGACGGACACACTGCTGGAGGCGATGCGGGCGTCCGGGGTGCCGTTCCTGCCGGGGGTGTCGACGACGTCGGAGGTCGTGGCGCTGCTGGAGCGGGGCGTGAGCGAGATGAAGTTCTTCCCGGCGGAGGCGGCCGGCGGTACGGCGTATCTGAAGGCGCTGTCGGGGCCGTTGCCGCAGGCGCGGTTCTGCCCGACGGGCGGGATCTCCCCGGCGTCGGCCGGGTCGTATCTGGCGCTGGGCAACGTGGGCTGCGTGGGCGGCTCCTGGATGCTGCCGGCGGACGCGATCGCGACGAAGGACTGGGACCGGGTGGAGAAGCTGGCCCGCGAGGCGTCGGCCCTGCGCTGA
- a CDS encoding bifunctional RNase H/acid phosphatase yields the protein MPKFVVEADGGSRGNPGPAGYGAVVIDGVTGETLAEAAEYIGVATNNVAEYKGLIAGLKAAKALDPGADVHVRMDSKLVVEQMSGRWKIKHPDMKPLAAEAGRILPTGQVRYEWIPREKNKHADRLANEAMDAGKKGKRWEPSGSTAELDAKSGRGAARSAAPAAQGPPGDAAAGAAKARAALAAAYELMPVVPEQAAPSAGWGAADLGTPATFVLLRHGETALTPEKRFSGSGGGDPELSAVGRRQADAVATALAARGTIQAIVSSPLLRCRRTADAVATRLGLDVDVQDGLRETDFGDWEGLTFTEVRERYPDDLSAWLASPGVAPTGGGESFNAVATRVAATRDALLARHAGRTVLVVTHVTPVKTLVRLALGAPPESLFRMELSAASLSAVAYYADGNASLRLLNDTSHLR from the coding sequence ATGCCGAAATTCGTCGTCGAGGCGGACGGCGGGTCGCGGGGCAACCCGGGTCCGGCGGGTTACGGCGCCGTCGTCATCGACGGGGTGACCGGTGAGACGCTCGCCGAGGCCGCCGAGTACATCGGCGTCGCCACGAACAACGTCGCCGAGTACAAGGGTCTGATCGCCGGGCTGAAGGCCGCGAAGGCGCTCGACCCGGGGGCCGACGTACACGTCCGGATGGACTCCAAGCTCGTCGTGGAGCAGATGTCGGGGCGCTGGAAGATCAAGCACCCGGACATGAAGCCGCTGGCCGCCGAGGCCGGGCGGATCCTTCCCACGGGGCAGGTCCGCTACGAGTGGATCCCGCGCGAGAAGAACAAGCACGCCGACCGGCTCGCCAACGAGGCGATGGACGCGGGCAAGAAGGGCAAGCGGTGGGAGCCCTCGGGCTCCACGGCGGAGCTCGACGCGAAGTCGGGACGCGGGGCCGCGCGTTCGGCCGCTCCCGCGGCCCAGGGGCCGCCCGGTGACGCGGCGGCCGGCGCGGCGAAGGCGCGCGCGGCGCTGGCCGCCGCGTACGAACTGATGCCCGTCGTCCCCGAACAGGCCGCGCCGTCCGCCGGCTGGGGCGCCGCCGACCTCGGCACACCCGCCACCTTCGTCCTGCTGCGGCACGGCGAGACCGCCCTCACCCCCGAGAAGCGCTTCTCGGGCAGCGGCGGCGGCGACCCGGAGCTGTCGGCCGTCGGCCGCAGGCAGGCCGACGCCGTCGCGACCGCCCTGGCCGCGCGCGGCACGATCCAGGCGATCGTCTCCTCCCCGCTGCTGCGCTGCCGCCGGACCGCGGACGCCGTCGCCACCCGGCTCGGACTGGACGTCGATGTCCAGGACGGGCTGCGCGAGACGGACTTCGGGGACTGGGAAGGGCTGACGTTCACCGAGGTCAGGGAGCGGTACCCGGACGATCTGAGCGCCTGGCTGGCGTCACCCGGCGTGGCACCGACGGGCGGCGGCGAGAGCTTCAACGCGGTCGCGACACGGGTCGCCGCCACACGTGACGCCCTGCTGGCGCGGCACGCGGGCCGCACCGTGCTGGTCGTCACCCATGTGACACCGGTGAAGACCCTGGTCAGACTGGCGCTGGGGGCACCGCCGGAGTCCCTGTTCCGGATGGAGCTGTCGGCGGCGTCGCTCTCGGCGGTCGCCTACTACGCCGACGGCAACGCGTCGCTGCGTCTGCTGAACGACACGTCGCATCTGCGCTGA
- a CDS encoding C4-type zinc ribbon domain-containing protein translates to MNAEPADQIRLLDVQALDLRLQQIAHRRDSLPEHAEIESLTKDLTQLRDLLVASQTEESDTAREQTKAEQDVDQVRQRAVRDQQRLDSGAVTSPKDLESLQREIVSLAKRQGDLEDVVLEVMERREAAQERAAELTERVSSVQAKTDDAVARRDAAAEKLDGEESTATRERGSVSATIPADLLKLYEKLRVQQGGVGAARLYQRRCEGCRLELNITEVNEVKAASPSTVLRCENCRRILVRTAESGL, encoded by the coding sequence CTGAACGCCGAACCCGCCGACCAGATCCGACTCCTCGACGTCCAGGCCCTCGATCTGCGACTCCAGCAGATCGCCCACCGGCGCGACTCGCTGCCCGAGCACGCCGAGATCGAGTCGCTGACCAAGGACCTCACCCAGCTGCGCGACCTGCTGGTCGCCTCGCAGACCGAGGAGAGCGACACCGCTCGCGAACAGACCAAGGCGGAGCAGGACGTCGACCAGGTGCGCCAGCGCGCCGTACGCGACCAGCAGCGCCTCGACTCGGGCGCCGTCACCTCGCCCAAGGACCTGGAGAGCCTCCAGCGCGAGATCGTCTCGCTCGCCAAGCGCCAGGGTGACCTGGAGGACGTCGTCCTCGAGGTCATGGAGCGCCGTGAGGCCGCGCAGGAGCGTGCGGCGGAACTGACCGAACGCGTCTCCTCCGTCCAGGCCAAGACGGACGACGCGGTCGCGCGCCGCGACGCCGCCGCGGAGAAGCTCGACGGGGAGGAGTCGACGGCGACCAGGGAGCGCGGATCCGTCTCGGCGACGATCCCCGCCGACCTCCTCAAGCTGTACGAGAAGCTGCGCGTGCAGCAGGGCGGCGTCGGCGCGGCCCGTCTCTACCAGCGCCGCTGCGAGGGCTGCCGGCTGGAGCTCAACATCACCGAGGTCAACGAGGTCAAGGCGGCGAGCCCCAGCACCGTCCTGCGGTGCGAGAACTGCCGCCGCATCCTCGTCCGTACCGCCGAATCGGGTCTGTAG
- a CDS encoding Nif3-like dinuclear metal center hexameric protein: MPRLSEVLAQFDALWPPERAEQWDAVGTVCGDPDAPVSRVLIAVDPVQDVVDEALRLGADLILTHHPLYLRGTTTVAAGTFKGRVVHTLIKHDIALHVAHTNADSADPGVSDALAGALDLRVVRPLVPDPTDPAGRRGLGRVCELDRPATLRDFAARAAHRLPATAQGIRVAGDPDSVVSTVAVSGGSGDSLFDHVRAAGVDVFLTADLRHHPVSEATQHSPLALVDAAHWATEWPWCELAATQLDEISDRHGWDLRVHVSKTVTDPWSSHHSSGAPN, encoded by the coding sequence GTGCCCCGCCTGTCCGAAGTCCTCGCCCAGTTCGACGCCCTCTGGCCGCCCGAGCGGGCCGAACAGTGGGACGCCGTCGGCACCGTCTGCGGCGACCCCGACGCCCCGGTGAGCCGCGTCCTGATCGCCGTCGACCCCGTCCAGGACGTCGTGGACGAGGCCCTGCGGCTCGGCGCCGATCTGATCCTCACCCATCACCCGCTCTATCTGCGCGGGACGACGACGGTCGCCGCCGGCACCTTCAAGGGCCGCGTCGTGCACACCCTGATCAAGCACGACATCGCGCTGCACGTCGCGCACACCAACGCCGACAGCGCCGATCCGGGAGTCTCCGACGCCCTCGCCGGCGCGCTCGACCTGCGCGTCGTACGCCCCCTCGTACCCGACCCGACCGACCCGGCCGGCCGGCGGGGCCTGGGCCGGGTCTGCGAACTCGACCGCCCGGCGACCCTGCGCGACTTCGCCGCACGCGCCGCGCACCGGCTGCCCGCCACCGCGCAGGGCATCCGCGTGGCCGGCGACCCCGACTCCGTCGTCAGCACCGTCGCCGTGAGCGGCGGATCCGGCGACAGCCTCTTCGACCACGTACGGGCGGCGGGTGTGGACGTCTTCCTCACGGCCGACCTGCGACACCACCCGGTCTCCGAGGCCACACAGCACTCACCGCTGGCGCTGGTCGACGCGGCGCACTGGGCCACCGAGTGGCCCTGGTGCGAACTCGCGGCCACCCAGCTCGACGAGATCTCCGACCGTCACGGCTGGGACCTGCGGGTCCACGTCTCGAAGACGGTCACCGACCCCTGGTCCTCCCACCACTCCTCAGGAGCCCCCAACTGA
- a CDS encoding iron-siderophore ABC transporter substrate-binding protein produces MSVRRRGTAALVALAAALSLAACGSDGGSDEKSSPAGADKKAVAQGGEDFAEAAAKTAGYGTDAEPGEFPRTVTHAMGETVLQARPERVVVLDVGEFDNVVSLGVAPVGYAPTEGDEGIPEYLKKGAGSPTSVGTINGLNLEAIAALEPDLILGSQLRAADKYDELSKIAPTVFSIRPGFTWKENFRLNAAALDRSAAAEKALGAYDTKVKALSADIGADKPTISMVRYMPGRIRLYAKASFIGTILDDAGLPRPANQQINDLAVEVSPEKIDEADADWIFTGVYGDPKATKRDTARSNPLWKNLEAVESGQAEDVPDETWYLGLGVTAAELVLDDLRGYLAK; encoded by the coding sequence ATGTCCGTTAGACGTCGCGGCACGGCCGCGCTGGTGGCCCTCGCCGCCGCCCTCTCCCTCGCGGCCTGCGGAAGCGACGGAGGATCGGACGAGAAGTCCTCCCCCGCCGGAGCGGACAAGAAGGCCGTCGCACAGGGAGGCGAGGACTTCGCGGAGGCGGCGGCGAAGACGGCGGGCTACGGCACCGACGCCGAGCCGGGCGAGTTCCCCCGTACCGTCACCCACGCCATGGGCGAGACCGTCCTCCAGGCGCGGCCGGAGCGCGTCGTCGTGCTGGACGTCGGCGAGTTCGACAACGTCGTCTCGCTCGGTGTCGCGCCGGTCGGTTACGCGCCCACCGAGGGCGACGAGGGCATACCCGAGTACCTGAAGAAGGGTGCGGGCAGCCCGACGAGCGTCGGCACCATCAACGGCCTCAACCTGGAGGCGATCGCCGCCCTCGAGCCCGACCTCATCCTCGGCAGCCAGCTGCGCGCCGCCGACAAGTACGACGAGCTGTCGAAGATCGCCCCCACCGTGTTCTCCATCCGCCCGGGCTTCACCTGGAAGGAGAACTTCCGGCTCAACGCGGCGGCGCTCGACCGGAGCGCGGCGGCCGAGAAGGCGCTCGGCGCGTACGACACCAAGGTGAAGGCCCTGTCCGCGGACATCGGTGCCGACAAGCCGACCATCTCGATGGTGCGGTACATGCCGGGCAGGATCCGCCTCTACGCCAAGGCGTCCTTCATCGGCACCATCCTCGACGACGCCGGTCTGCCGCGGCCCGCGAACCAGCAGATCAACGATCTCGCCGTCGAGGTCAGCCCCGAGAAGATCGACGAGGCGGACGCCGACTGGATCTTCACCGGTGTGTACGGCGACCCCAAGGCCACCAAGCGGGACACCGCGCGCTCGAACCCCCTCTGGAAGAACCTGGAGGCCGTCGAGTCGGGACAGGCCGAGGACGTACCGGACGAGACCTGGTACCTGGGGCTCGGCGTCACGGCGGCGGAGCTGGTGCTGGACGATCTGCGCGGGTACCTGGCGAAGTGA
- a CDS encoding ABC transporter ATP-binding protein has translation MRVEGAVKSFGAVRAVDGVDLDIARGETIALLGRNGAGKSTTISLLLGLDEPDAGRVRLFGETPERAVTSGRVGAMLQEGRPVRRTTVRELVSFVASTYPRPLPLADALDLAGLTELAGRRVDKLSGGQWQRVRFAIALAGSPELVVLDEPTAALDVEARRAFWTSMRAYARRGNTVLFSTHYMEEADDNADRIVVIDHGRIVADGSGGSIKRAVGGHLVAFDLAGRGTEGLGTLPGVVSVEIRGDRARLRTDDSDATVVALAGLGRIKGLEVAHATLEDAFLTLTGTGKTKETV, from the coding sequence GTGCGCGTCGAGGGAGCCGTCAAGTCCTTCGGCGCCGTACGCGCGGTGGACGGCGTCGATCTGGACATCGCACGCGGCGAGACCATCGCCCTCCTCGGACGCAACGGCGCGGGCAAGTCCACCACCATCAGCCTGCTGCTCGGCCTCGACGAGCCCGACGCCGGCCGCGTCCGGCTCTTCGGTGAGACCCCCGAGCGCGCGGTGACCTCGGGGCGGGTCGGCGCCATGCTCCAGGAGGGCAGGCCGGTCCGCCGTACGACGGTGCGCGAACTCGTGTCGTTCGTCGCGAGCACCTACCCGCGCCCGCTGCCCCTGGCCGACGCCCTGGACCTCGCCGGGCTCACCGAACTCGCCGGGCGCCGCGTCGACAAGCTCTCCGGCGGCCAGTGGCAGCGCGTCCGCTTCGCGATCGCCCTCGCCGGCAGCCCCGAGCTGGTCGTCCTCGACGAGCCGACGGCGGCCCTGGACGTGGAGGCCAGACGCGCGTTCTGGACGTCGATGCGCGCCTACGCCCGCCGGGGCAACACCGTCCTGTTCTCCACGCACTACATGGAGGAGGCCGACGACAACGCCGACCGGATCGTGGTCATCGACCACGGCCGCATCGTCGCCGACGGCAGCGGCGGGAGCATCAAGCGCGCGGTCGGCGGCCATCTCGTCGCCTTCGACCTCGCGGGGCGCGGCACGGAGGGGCTCGGCACGCTGCCGGGTGTCGTCTCGGTGGAGATACGGGGCGACCGGGCCCGGCTGCGTACGGACGACTCCGACGCGACCGTGGTGGCGCTGGCCGGCCTCGGCCGGATCAAGGGCCTGGAGGTCGCCCACGCCACGCTGGAGGACGCCTTCCTCACGCTCACCGGTACCGGGAAGACGAAGGAGACGGTGTGA
- a CDS encoding ABC transporter permease, with amino-acid sequence MFAYVRLEVRRTLRDPGFVIFGAGMPVLMYLLFTNLGPADDGADGWKTTAMVGMAAYGALGAAVGVGTGIAEDRSLGWLRQLRITPMRPRQVVLGRAVTSSVTVLPAILAVLTAGALSNGVRLHAWQWAVLVLLLWVGTLPFTLFGIGNGYRLSAQTAGVVNVGALMGLAVLGGLWFPIEAFPGWLRSVAEYSPAHGFAELGWATTAGHAPGITAVAVLLGWLAVFGSYAVMSYRKSARTA; translated from the coding sequence ATGTTCGCCTACGTCCGGCTCGAAGTACGACGCACCCTGCGCGACCCGGGATTCGTGATCTTCGGCGCCGGGATGCCCGTGCTGATGTATCTGCTGTTCACCAACCTCGGCCCCGCCGACGACGGCGCCGACGGCTGGAAGACGACCGCGATGGTCGGCATGGCCGCCTACGGTGCGCTCGGCGCCGCCGTCGGCGTCGGTACGGGCATCGCCGAGGACCGCTCGCTCGGCTGGCTGCGCCAGTTGCGCATCACCCCCATGCGGCCCCGTCAGGTCGTACTCGGCCGCGCGGTCACCAGCTCGGTGACCGTCCTGCCCGCGATCCTGGCGGTCCTCACGGCCGGCGCCTTGTCCAACGGGGTACGGCTCCACGCGTGGCAGTGGGCCGTGCTGGTCCTGCTGCTGTGGGTGGGCACGCTGCCGTTCACGCTGTTCGGGATCGGCAACGGCTACCGGCTCTCCGCGCAGACCGCGGGAGTGGTCAACGTGGGCGCCCTGATGGGTCTGGCCGTGCTCGGCGGGCTCTGGTTCCCGATCGAGGCGTTCCCGGGCTGGCTGCGGAGCGTCGCCGAGTACTCGCCCGCCCACGGATTCGCCGAACTCGGCTGGGCCACGACCGCCGGCCACGCCCCCGGCATCACGGCGGTCGCGGTACTCCTCGGCTGGCTGGCGGTCTTCGGTTCGTACGCTGTCATGTCCTACCGCAAGTCCGCGAGGACGGCATGA
- a CDS encoding sensor histidine kinase — protein MLPWLLLGLGSFSNLTRGETPNPWFNAIGLLVFNSLYINVVFRAFHPSARHSGGTWFALAGMAVTTFGLGGAYGGSWLLFFPLFGLACGIVLRGRYLALVGAPLAVTVAAVAAFHDGWGAVTIAYGTVISMLVTAAILALSETVVELRSTRQELARAAVEEERLRFSRDLHDLLGHTLSVIVVKSEAARRLAPRDMAAALAQISDIESVGRQALTEIREAVTGYRDAGLTTELDRARSALTAAGIEPVVRRSGPPPGPRTEALLGWVVREAVTNAVRHSGATRCEITVDGAPEQVRLVIADNGRGVRSGPADDMGADTGTGTGYQGTGLTGLTERLAVAGGSLEAGPGGPAGRGFRVTAVLPVDPTADARPTGTDSPTKSERPE, from the coding sequence ATGCTGCCGTGGCTCCTGCTGGGCCTCGGTTCCTTCTCCAACCTCACCCGGGGCGAGACCCCCAACCCCTGGTTCAACGCCATCGGGCTGCTGGTCTTCAACTCCCTCTACATCAACGTGGTTTTCCGTGCCTTCCACCCGTCGGCACGGCACAGCGGGGGCACCTGGTTCGCGCTGGCCGGGATGGCCGTGACGACGTTCGGCCTCGGCGGTGCCTACGGCGGCAGCTGGCTGCTGTTCTTCCCGCTGTTCGGGCTCGCCTGCGGCATCGTGCTGCGCGGCCGGTACCTCGCCCTGGTCGGCGCGCCGCTGGCGGTCACGGTCGCGGCCGTCGCGGCCTTCCACGACGGCTGGGGCGCGGTCACCATCGCGTACGGCACGGTCATCTCGATGCTGGTCACCGCGGCGATCCTGGCCCTGTCCGAGACGGTGGTGGAGCTGCGCTCGACCCGGCAGGAGCTGGCGCGTGCGGCGGTCGAGGAGGAGCGGCTGCGCTTCTCGCGCGATCTGCACGACCTGCTCGGCCACACCCTGTCCGTGATCGTGGTGAAGTCCGAGGCCGCTCGCAGGCTCGCGCCGCGCGACATGGCCGCCGCACTGGCGCAGATCAGCGACATCGAGTCCGTCGGCCGGCAGGCGCTGACCGAGATCCGCGAGGCCGTCACCGGCTACCGCGACGCCGGCCTGACGACCGAACTGGACCGGGCGCGCTCCGCGCTGACGGCCGCCGGGATCGAGCCGGTCGTAAGGCGGTCGGGACCGCCGCCGGGACCTCGTACGGAGGCGCTGCTCGGCTGGGTCGTACGGGAGGCCGTCACCAACGCCGTACGGCACAGCGGGGCGACCCGCTGCGAGATCACGGTGGACGGCGCGCCGGAACAGGTCCGGCTGGTGATCGCGGACAACGGTCGCGGCGTACGCTCTGGACCTGCCGACGACATGGGCGCGGACACGGGTACGGGAACCGGTTACCAAGGTACGGGCCTGACGGGTCTCACCGAGCGGCTGGCCGTGGCGGGCGGTTCGCTCGAAGCGGGTCCGGGTGGTCCGGCGGGGCGCGGCTTCCGGGTGACCGCCGTACTCCCGGTCGACCCCACGGCGGACGCGCGGCCCACGGGAACGGATTCACCGACGAAATCGGAGCGACCGGAATGA
- a CDS encoding response regulator transcription factor: MIRVLLAEDQGMMRGALALLLGMERDMEVVAQVSTGDAIVPTALTARPDVALLDIELPGRSGLDAATELREEVPDCRVLILTTFGRPGYLRRAMEAGAAGFLVKDGPVEELAEAIRRVLGGESVVDPVLAAAALSAGPSPLTARERDALNASVDGATVADIAAKLNLSESTVRNYLSSAIGKTRTRNRMEAVRAARQQGWL; this comes from the coding sequence ATGATCAGAGTCCTTCTCGCCGAGGACCAGGGCATGATGCGCGGCGCCCTCGCGCTGCTCCTCGGTATGGAGAGGGACATGGAGGTGGTCGCCCAGGTGTCCACCGGGGACGCCATCGTCCCCACCGCCCTCACGGCACGCCCCGACGTCGCGCTGCTCGACATCGAACTCCCCGGCCGCAGCGGTCTCGACGCCGCCACCGAACTGCGCGAGGAGGTCCCCGACTGCCGGGTGCTGATCCTCACCACCTTCGGCAGGCCCGGCTATCTGCGCCGGGCCATGGAGGCGGGGGCCGCGGGTTTCCTGGTCAAGGACGGGCCGGTGGAGGAGCTGGCCGAGGCGATCCGGCGGGTGCTCGGCGGGGAGAGCGTGGTCGATCCGGTGCTGGCCGCGGCCGCACTGAGCGCGGGTCCGAGTCCGCTGACCGCCCGTGAGCGCGACGCGCTGAACGCCTCCGTGGACGGGGCGACCGTCGCGGACATCGCGGCGAAGCTGAATCTGTCCGAGTCGACCGTGCGGAACTACCTCTCGTCGGCGATCGGCAAGACCCGCACCCGTAACCGCATGGAGGCCGTGCGGGCCGCCCGGCAGCAGGGCTGGCTCTGA